The following DNA comes from Janthinobacterium sp. TB1-E2.
GCATCGGCGACCTGGCCATCCGCTACGGCTACTACCGCTTCGAGACGGACATCATGGTCGCCACCGTGGCCATCCTGATCGTGCTGGTGCAAACCATCCAGTTCGCCGGCACGCGCATCGCCAAGCGCCTCGACAAACGTTAATTCATATTCAGTATTTCAGTACAAGGAAAAGCATGAACCACATTCGCCGCACCCTGCTCGTCGCCGCCACCAGCCTGGCCTTCGCCACCGCCGCACACGCCAAGGACCCGAAAGAACTCGTCATCGGCACCAGTTCCGGCCCCTACTCGGACCAGCTGAAACTGGGCATCAAGCCTATCCTGGAAAAACAGGGCTACAAGGTCAAGATCGTGGAATTCAACGACTACGTGCAGCCGAACTACGCGCTGGCCGAAGGTTCGCTCGACGCCAACGTGTTCCAGCACATCGTGTATCTGACCAAGTTCGCCACCGATAACAAGCTGCCATTGAGCCCCTTGATCACCGTGCCGACCATGCCGATCGGCCTGTACGGCGGCAAGCAGAAGTCCCTGGCCGACGTGAAGAACGGCGCCACCATCACCATGCCGAACGACCCGACCAACCAGGCGCGCGCGCTGGTGATGCTGGCCAAGATGGGCTGGATCAAACTGAAACCGAACGTCGACCCGCTGCGCGCGTCCGAACGCGACGTGCTGGAAAATCCGAAGAAGCTGAAACTGGTGCCGCTGGAAGCGGCGCAGCTGCCACGCTCGCTGGCGGACGCCGACTACGCTTTCGTCAACGGTAACTTCGCCCTGGCCGCCGGCATGAAGCTGACGTCGGCCCTCGCCGTGGAAAAGATCTCGGACAGCTACATCAACCTGGTTGCCATCCGCACGGCCGACAAGGCCAAGCCATGGGTCAAGGACCTGGAAGCGGCCTACCGCTCGCGCGCCTTCCTCGACGCGACGAACAAGTATTTGGCCGGCTACGAAAAGACGGACTACCAGCTGGCGCTGGAAAAAACGCTGAAAAAATAAAGCGGCACATGCCATGCAAAAAGACGGCCAGGTTCACACCTGGCCGTCTTTTTTATTGTCCGCGCCGCATGGGCGCAGCCGGTCACTGCTTAGAAGCGGTAACCGACACCGACACCGATCAGGAGAGGATCGACCTTGACTTCGCTGGCCTTGGCGCCACCGATGAAGACGTCGCTGCGGATCTGCACTTTCTTGATGTCGAAGTTCAGGGACCAGTTTTTATCCAGTTTGTAGTCGACACCGGCTTGCAGCGAGTAGCCCCAGCTGTCGTGCTCCAGGCGGCCGGCGCCGTTCAGCAATTTCACGTCCGAAATATTCGTGTAGTTGATGCCGGCACCCACGTAAGGGCTGAACTGTTTTTCAGGCATGAAGTGGTATTGCAGCGACAGGGTCGGTGGCAAATGCTTGAAGGTACCGATATTGTTACCATCGAGCTTGACGTCATGCTTTTGCGGGTAAGTCAGGATCAGCTCGGCAGCGATATTCGGGGTGAAGAAGTACGAAATATCGATTTCAGGAATCGTCTTGCTGCTGACCGTCAAACGGTCGGATGCGCCGACGCCACCAACAGGAGCAGATTTATCGGCCGGATCGAGGTGCACGGCGCGCGCACGGACCAGCCATGGGCCTTCCTGTGCCATTGCGTTGCTGGCGAATGCGCCGATGGCGGTCAGGACGATTGCTGCTGCAGTTGCGGACTTTTTCATTCTAGTTCCCTCTTTTTGTCGTTAAGTAACGCTGCGAAGTCTAAGATTGCAGTGCAACAAAAACTTTGATCCACATCAAATAGTGCTAGATGGCATCACTAGAGGGATTTTTTCCTTTACCCAGGTCAAGAAAATGCCGCAGCGCGTCAATTCGCCTCGGCAAACACGCTGGCGACCCAGTCGGCAAACACGCGTACGCGTCGCGACAATTGCCGGTGATGGGGATACAGCACGGACACGGGCAGCGGGTCGGGACGCAAGTCCCGCAGCACTTCCACCAGGTCGCCCGCAGCTAGCGCCGATTCAAGGTGATACCGGGGCGCCTGAATCAGGCCCATGCCCGCGCGGCAGCAGGCGTGGTACGCGTCCGCATTGTTGACGGACACCGTGCCCGGCAAGGCCACGCTGTGCCGCTGCCCATCCACCTTGAAATCGAAGGGCCAGACCTTGCCCGTTTGGGCGGAAAAGAAATTGACGGCGCGGTGGCCCGCCAGTTGCGCCAAATTTTCCGGCGTGCCGTGCGCGGCCAGGTAGGCGGGACTGGCGCAGGTAAGCTGTTCGAGCAACGCCACCCTGCGCGCCACCATCGACGAGTCGCCCAGTTCGCCCACGCGCAGCACGCAATCGACGCCTTCGCGCACCAGGTCGACGAGGCGGTCGCCCATGCCGATTTCCAGTTCGATCAAGGGATAGCGGGCGCAGAACTGGTCCAGCACGGGCATGACGAAATGCATGGCCAGGGTCGCGTGCAAGTCGATGCGCAGCTTGCCGGCCGGCTGCTGCGCCGCCGAGGAAAACACGGCTTCCGTTTCTTCCAGGTCCGCCAGCAAGCGCACGCAGCGCTGGTAATACGCTTCGCCATCGGGCGTGGGCGTGACTTGCCGCGTGGTTCGCTGCAGCAGGCGCACGCGCAGCCGCGCTTCGAGCTGCTTGATCGCATGCGTGACCGTCGCTTTCGGGTAGCCGAGGTCATGCGCCGCCTGCGTGAAACTGCGTAACTCGACGATGCGCGTAAATATCCGCATCGCATCAAATCGGTCCATGCCGTGCTCCATTGTTATTCCCTGGTGCACAGTGTAGCGATTCAACGGGTATTTTTCGATTCTTCATGATAACTGCCGGCACAAGTTGCCCGCCACGCAATCGCCACTTGCGCCGATATCACTGGATTGCCGCCTGCCCGCGCAGCATACTATTCCAGCTCACACGATACAAATGAGAATAGTAATGATTATCATTTGCGATATAATGAATGACCTCGCTAGGCGACTACAAAAAAGGAATGGGAGACATGGATATATTGAGGGAACTGCGTGAATCGGGCTTGAAAGTGACCATCCCCCGCTTGCGGATTCTGCAGCTGTTTCAAGAAGGCACGATCAAGCACCTGAGTGCGGACGATGTCTACAAACTCTTGCTGGCCGAAAAAATCGACGTGGGCCTGGCCACCATCTACCGCGTGCTGATGCAGTTTGCCGAAGCGGGCATTCTGTTTCGCCGCCACTTCGAATCGGGCCACGCCGTCTTCGAACTGAACGAAGGCCAGCACCACGACCACCTGGTCTGCACCGGTTGCGGCAAGGTCGATGAATTCGTCGATGAAGGCATCGAGCTGCGCCAGAACGAAATCGCCGCCGAACGGGGCTTCGTGCTGCATGAGCATGCGCTGTCGCTGTACGGCACCTGCGCCGAATGTACGGCGAAGAAAGTCCCGCCGCGCAAGCCCTCCTGAGGCTGCGCGCAAGCTAGCGCCTGGCAAGCCAGCTGCGCTACACTGCGTACGCCGCAGCTCGATAAAAGGACAAGGACAAGCATGTACATCGGAGAAATCGCCCGCCTGGCGGGCACCTCGCCCAAGGCCTTGCGCCACTATGAAGCGCTGGGCTTGCTGGGGGACGTGCGCCGCTCGGGCGTCTATCGCGTCTACACGCAGCAAGACCTGGCGCAAGTCAAATTGATACGCCAGGCGCAGGTCCTGGGCTTCCGCCTGGCCGAACTGCTGCCCGTCCTGGCCGGCGACGACACGGACTGGGCCGCCCTGTCGCAGCACATCGCCGCCAAGCGCGCGCAGGTGCGGCAGGATATCGCCCGCCTGCGCCAGCTCGACGCGCAATTGGCCGACATCGACACGGAAATCGGCGACTGCCTGGCGCGCCAGCGTCTGCAAAAGGCCGCTTGACTCTGCCACTAGGGGCAGGCTTTAGCATGCAAGCTCTTCTTTAACGGACAGCTTGCATCATGACCAAGACGACACCCAAGCGCATTTTGATACTCCTCGGCCACCCGTCCAGCGACAGCTTTTGCGCCGCCCTGGCCGATGCCTACGCCGCCACGGCCCGCAGCGAAGGCCACACCGTGCGCGAGCTGCGCCTGGGCCAGCTCGACTTCGATCCCATCCTGCACGAAGGCTACCGCCAGGTGCAGCCGCTGGAAGCGGACTTGCTGGCCGTGCAGGAAGCCATCAGCTGGGCCGAACACCTGGTGTTCGCCTACCCGATCTGGTGGGGCGGCGCGCCGGCCCTGCTGAAGGGCTTCATCGACCGCGTCTTCCTGCCCGGCTACGCCTTCAAATATCGCCCAGGCAAGGCTTTCCCGGCGCAGCTGCTGTTGGGCCGCACGGCCCAGCTGCTGGTGACGATGGATACGCCGCCCTGGTATTTCCGCTGGGTCTACCACATGCCCGGCATCCACCAGCTGCGCAAGACGACGCTGGAATTTTGCGGCATCAAGCCCGTCAGGGTGGCCAGCTTCGGTCCCATTTTGAACGCCACCGAGCCGCAGCGCGCGCGCTGGCTGGAACAGGCGAAGGCGCTGGCCCGGCGCCTGTAAGTTGCTTGCCATGCAGCCATCTTGCATACGGTTTTGACAAGCTGGTAATCAAGCCGTCACATTCAAAGGCTACCATGATGATATTGCCTGTTTGTCAGTCGCCTTGCTCTCGCGACAACAAGGGTCCGACCGTCATCTAAAGGTAGCCGCTGTGGAGTTTAACGCTTCTCGATTGCATCTTCCCCGTTATCGCACGTCCGTGGCGTCCGACCTGTGCATCGCCACGGAATCCGTGCAGGCCGACGCCAGCAATTTCGCCGTGCTGGAACTGTTCACGGAACGGCGCGACATGATGAGCCTGCCCGTCACGGAACAGCACAAGCCCATCGGCTTGATCAGCCGCAACATCTTCATGTCGCAGATGTCCAAGCCCTTCTATCACGAGGTGTACGGCAAGAAGAGCTGCATCGCCTTCATGGACAAGGAACCGCTGATCGTCGACGGCGCCATGAGCATCGAAGACCTCACCTTCCGCGCCGTCGAAGCGGGCGAGAAGGCGCTGGCCGACGGCTTCATCATCACCGAAGATGGCGCGCTGGCCGGCGTGGGCTTCGGCTTGCAGCTGATGAACGTGGTCGCTACCATGCAGGCGGAAAAGAACCGGCAGATCATGCACAGCATCGATTACGCCAGCGTGATCCAGCGCGCCCTGCTGCGCACCTCCGATGCGGAACTGCGCGCCACCCTGCCCGACGCGCACCTGGAATGGCAGCCGCGCGACGTCGTCGGCGGCGACTTCTACTTTTTCGAACGCCACACGGGCGGCTGGTTCGCCGCCATCGCCGACTGCACGGGCCACGGCGTGCCAGGCGCCTTCATGACCCTGATCGCCTCGTCGGCCCTGAGCCAGGCCCTGCGCGAACTGGGGCCGCACGATCCGGCCGCCCTGATCGGCGCCGTCAGCCGCGCCATCAAGACCTTGCTGGGCCAGGATGGCGCCAGCACCGGCCACCACGCCGGCTCGAATGACGGCATGGATTGTGCCTTTTTGTGCTACGACACGGCCAGCGCCAGCCTGCGTTTCGCGGGGGCGAAACTGGCGCTGCACGTGGTCGCGCCGGGCGAGGACAGCGTGCGCGCCATCGACGGCGCGCGCATGGGCGTGGGCTATGTCGACACGCCGGCCGGCTACTGCTGGCACAACGAGACGCTGGCCATACCCGCCGGCAGCCTGCTGTTCCTCACCACCGACGGCTTGCTCGACCAGATCGGCGGCGCGCGCGACATCGCCTACGGCAAGCGCCGCATGCGCGAGCAGCTGCTGGCGCGACGCCACGCTCCCGCCGGCGACGTGGCGGCGGCCCTGCTGCAGGACAGCGCCGCGTGGCAGGGAGCGCAGCCGCGCCGCGACGACCTGACTTTTTTCTGTTTCCGCCTGTAGTTTTGGCGCCATCGAGCCACCTTATCAACAAGAAACCGGGACACCGGCTAGCCAGGAGCACGGACGTGCTGTACGAAGAATTCAACGAGTTTTGGGATGTGGCACGCAAGCGCAACATCATCTTTTTTTACGTGGGCTATTTCTCGCAGCACGTGGTGAACGCCATTTCCGAAACCATCAAGGCACGCCTCGACACGGCCGGCGCGGCCGGGCCCACGCGGCGGCGCATCTTTTCCTCGTTCATCGAGATGTCGCAAAACATCATGCATTATTCCGCCGACAGCCTGACGCCCGATGCGCAGCTGGACCAGCAGATGCGGCGCGGCTCGTTTTGCATCGGCACGCGCGGCGACAGCTTTTTTCTGCTGTGCGCCAACCCCGTCTCGACGGACAACGTGGCGCAGATCCGCGCCCGCCTGGAGCCGCTGCACACCATGACGATGGAAGAAATCCGCCTGGCCTACAAAAAGGCCTTGCGCGAGGAAGCGCCGGCCGACAGCAAGGGCGCGGGCCTGGGGTTTCTCACCATGGCGCGCGACGCCAGCGAGCCGCTGGAATTCGAATTCGTCCAGGATCCCCAGGAGCCGGGCCACACCATCTTCTGCATCAAAGCCATCATTTGAAAGAGCCGACTCAGGAAAGCATATGCAATTACCGTCACCACTGTTCATCGCCGCGACCCCGAGTTCGCCCGAAATCGACTTCCGTTTCGAGCAGCACACCCTGTCGATCAAGGGCGAGTCGTATCCGGAAAACGCGGCCGCCTTCTATGGCCCGCTGATCGCCGCCGTGCGCGCCTACCTGGAAGGCTGCCGCGATGCTGCCATCACCGTCAACGTCTCGCTGGCCTACTTCAACAGCTCGAGCACGAAGATGCTGTTTACCCTGTTCGACACCCTGAACCAGGCGGCCGTCGATGGCAACCAGGTACGCCTGAACTGGTACCACGACGAGGACGACGACACCATCCTGGAATTCGGCCAGGAGCTGCAGCAGGACTTCACGGCGCTGGACTTCCACGACCATCCCGTGCAGGGCAGCTAGGGCATGCGCGCCGCCCTCTCCGAGTCCGGCCTGGAGCCCGACCTGTTCACCGTGGAAGCGGCGGCGCTGGCTGCCGCGCGCCGCATGCACGCCGACGCCAATGCCTCGGGCGCGGAACAGCGGCGCGTGCTCGGTGAACTGATCGTCCACTACGAGCGGCTGATGCGCGAGACGCGGCGCCTGATCGGCCGCAGCGACCGCGCCGAGCGCGACATGCATCTGCTGAACCGTCAATTGCAAACCCTGGCCGGCCAGCTAGAATACCGTGCCACGCACGACCCGCTGACGGGCGCCCTGAACCGCGGCGCCGTCATCGACCACGCGTCGCGCTGCCTGGCGCAGGGCGACATGGCGCTGATCGTGCTCGATATCGACCTGTTCAAGCAGGTCAACGACGACTTCGGCCACCCGGCCGGCGACGGCGTGATCCAGGCCGTGGTCGACTGCCTGAAGGGGCTATTGGGACAGGAAACGGCCATCGGCCGGGTTGGCGGCGAAGAGTTTTCCGTCGTCTGGCCCACCTCTTCGCGCGACGACGCGGCGCAAGTGGCGCAGCGCATCTGCGAGACGGTCGGCCGCCAGCGCCATGCGGCGCCCATCACGCGCGCCATCACCGTCAGCGTGGGCCTGAGCTGGAACCGTGCCGGCACGCCGTTCGAGACGGCCTACAGCCATGCGGATCAGGCCCTGTACCAGGCCAAGCGCGAAGGACGCAACTGCGTGCGCCAATGGCTGGAGAGCTGAATCAGTGCAGCTGTTCGCGCGCCATGCTGCCGTCGCGGCGCATGGCGGCCGCCGCGCGCTGCATGGCCGCTACCTGCGCCTCGGGCAATTGCTTGTTGCAGGCGAGGTAAGTCTGCACGCGGTTGAAGGTCAGCAGCGGCACCACCTTGCCCTCCCACTCCTTGCCGACGAAAGGCTTGCTGCCCACCGCCATGCCGACGGCCCACAGGTCGATACGCCCCAGCAGCAGCTTTTGCGGATTGAGCCACTCTTGCGTCACGGGCGCCACGTTCATGCCGCGCTGGCGCAGGTAATCGTCGCGCGCGTCGCCGAGCACCGTGCCGATCACCAGGCCGCGCGCATCGGCCAGCGTGCGCAAGGTGAGGTGCCGCTCGGCCAGTCCATACAGTATCCATTCCGCTTCGTTGAGGGGACCGATCCAGCGAAATTGCGCTTCGCGTTCCTGCGTGCGGCTGGTGGAAAAGATGCAGGTGTCGGCTTCGCGCAGCGCCTGCGCATACGCGCGCTTCCACGGCAGCAATTCGATGCTGTAGGCGATACCGGCGCGCGCCATGATGCCGCGCACCTTGAGCGTTTCACGTCCCACGACGACATTGCCTTCCATCATGCTCGATGGCGGCAAATGCTCGCCGACGATGCGCAGGCCGGCCGCCGCGGCCAGCGCCGGCATCAGCAGCGCTGCTGCCAGCAGCCGTGCCATGCTTGCTTGTTTCATGCTTGCTTTCTTCTGCTACAGGGGATTCAAGCCGATGTTACCATCGGCCCGCAGCGGCATCGCCGCATATGGGCAATTCAATCAACTATTTTCGGCAGCGTGGCAACAAGCCAACGCCAGCAGAACGCCATGCGGGAGGGGATGGAAGGAAAGTAACTGGCGGAAAACAGTAGGAGTCGAACCTACGGGAGAACGTCTGACGCCCTCCACCGGGTTTGAAGCCCGGCCACATCACCGGATGAGTGTGCTTTCCGCGGTGCCTGAGCTAGCTGTTGGGCGAGGCTGCCGTATAGGACCACAGCGCTTGCGGGCGCAATAGATGCCCATTGCCAACACGGCGAGTATAACCGACGCGGTCAAAGAATTCCAAGACCTGGATCGCCCGCTTGCGGCCCAGGCCGCTGGCGTCGCGGAAGGTGGCCGCGCCG
Coding sequences within:
- a CDS encoding MetQ/NlpA family ABC transporter substrate-binding protein; the protein is MNHIRRTLLVAATSLAFATAAHAKDPKELVIGTSSGPYSDQLKLGIKPILEKQGYKVKIVEFNDYVQPNYALAEGSLDANVFQHIVYLTKFATDNKLPLSPLITVPTMPIGLYGGKQKSLADVKNGATITMPNDPTNQARALVMLAKMGWIKLKPNVDPLRASERDVLENPKKLKLVPLEAAQLPRSLADADYAFVNGNFALAAGMKLTSALAVEKISDSYINLVAIRTADKAKPWVKDLEAAYRSRAFLDATNKYLAGYEKTDYQLALEKTLKK
- a CDS encoding OmpW/AlkL family protein, yielding MKKSATAAAIVLTAIGAFASNAMAQEGPWLVRARAVHLDPADKSAPVGGVGASDRLTVSSKTIPEIDISYFFTPNIAAELILTYPQKHDVKLDGNNIGTFKHLPPTLSLQYHFMPEKQFSPYVGAGINYTNISDVKLLNGAGRLEHDSWGYSLQAGVDYKLDKNWSLNFDIKKVQIRSDVFIGGAKASEVKVDPLLIGVGVGYRF
- a CDS encoding LysR family transcriptional regulator gives rise to the protein MDRFDAMRIFTRIVELRSFTQAAHDLGYPKATVTHAIKQLEARLRVRLLQRTTRQVTPTPDGEAYYQRCVRLLADLEETEAVFSSAAQQPAGKLRIDLHATLAMHFVMPVLDQFCARYPLIELEIGMGDRLVDLVREGVDCVLRVGELGDSSMVARRVALLEQLTCASPAYLAAHGTPENLAQLAGHRAVNFFSAQTGKVWPFDFKVDGQRHSVALPGTVSVNNADAYHACCRAGMGLIQAPRYHLESALAAGDLVEVLRDLRPDPLPVSVLYPHHRQLSRRVRVFADWVASVFAEAN
- the fur gene encoding ferric iron uptake transcriptional regulator, with the translated sequence MDILRELRESGLKVTIPRLRILQLFQEGTIKHLSADDVYKLLLAEKIDVGLATIYRVLMQFAEAGILFRRHFESGHAVFELNEGQHHDHLVCTGCGKVDEFVDEGIELRQNEIAAERGFVLHEHALSLYGTCAECTAKKVPPRKPS
- a CDS encoding MerR family transcriptional regulator, with amino-acid sequence MYIGEIARLAGTSPKALRHYEALGLLGDVRRSGVYRVYTQQDLAQVKLIRQAQVLGFRLAELLPVLAGDDTDWAALSQHIAAKRAQVRQDIARLRQLDAQLADIDTEIGDCLARQRLQKAA
- a CDS encoding NAD(P)H-dependent oxidoreductase, with product MTKTTPKRILILLGHPSSDSFCAALADAYAATARSEGHTVRELRLGQLDFDPILHEGYRQVQPLEADLLAVQEAISWAEHLVFAYPIWWGGAPALLKGFIDRVFLPGYAFKYRPGKAFPAQLLLGRTAQLLVTMDTPPWYFRWVYHMPGIHQLRKTTLEFCGIKPVRVASFGPILNATEPQRARWLEQAKALARRL
- a CDS encoding SpoIIE family protein phosphatase, with protein sequence MHLPRYRTSVASDLCIATESVQADASNFAVLELFTERRDMMSLPVTEQHKPIGLISRNIFMSQMSKPFYHEVYGKKSCIAFMDKEPLIVDGAMSIEDLTFRAVEAGEKALADGFIITEDGALAGVGFGLQLMNVVATMQAEKNRQIMHSIDYASVIQRALLRTSDAELRATLPDAHLEWQPRDVVGGDFYFFERHTGGWFAAIADCTGHGVPGAFMTLIASSALSQALRELGPHDPAALIGAVSRAIKTLLGQDGASTGHHAGSNDGMDCAFLCYDTASASLRFAGAKLALHVVAPGEDSVRAIDGARMGVGYVDTPAGYCWHNETLAIPAGSLLFLTTDGLLDQIGGARDIAYGKRRMREQLLARRHAPAGDVAAALLQDSAAWQGAQPRRDDLTFFCFRL
- a CDS encoding SiaB family protein kinase, producing the protein MLYEEFNEFWDVARKRNIIFFYVGYFSQHVVNAISETIKARLDTAGAAGPTRRRIFSSFIEMSQNIMHYSADSLTPDAQLDQQMRRGSFCIGTRGDSFFLLCANPVSTDNVAQIRARLEPLHTMTMEEIRLAYKKALREEAPADSKGAGLGFLTMARDASEPLEFEFVQDPQEPGHTIFCIKAII
- a CDS encoding DUF1987 domain-containing protein — its product is MQLPSPLFIAATPSSPEIDFRFEQHTLSIKGESYPENAAAFYGPLIAAVRAYLEGCRDAAITVNVSLAYFNSSSTKMLFTLFDTLNQAAVDGNQVRLNWYHDEDDDTILEFGQELQQDFTALDFHDHPVQGS
- a CDS encoding GGDEF domain-containing protein; its protein translation is MRAALSESGLEPDLFTVEAAALAAARRMHADANASGAEQRRVLGELIVHYERLMRETRRLIGRSDRAERDMHLLNRQLQTLAGQLEYRATHDPLTGALNRGAVIDHASRCLAQGDMALIVLDIDLFKQVNDDFGHPAGDGVIQAVVDCLKGLLGQETAIGRVGGEEFSVVWPTSSRDDAAQVAQRICETVGRQRHAAPITRAITVSVGLSWNRAGTPFETAYSHADQALYQAKREGRNCVRQWLES
- a CDS encoding substrate-binding periplasmic protein — translated: MKQASMARLLAAALLMPALAAAAGLRIVGEHLPPSSMMEGNVVVGRETLKVRGIMARAGIAYSIELLPWKRAYAQALREADTCIFSTSRTQEREAQFRWIGPLNEAEWILYGLAERHLTLRTLADARGLVIGTVLGDARDDYLRQRGMNVAPVTQEWLNPQKLLLGRIDLWAVGMAVGSKPFVGKEWEGKVVPLLTFNRVQTYLACNKQLPEAQVAAMQRAAAAMRRDGSMAREQLH